In Humulus lupulus chromosome 6, drHumLupu1.1, whole genome shotgun sequence, a single genomic region encodes these proteins:
- the LOC133782258 gene encoding vicianin hydrolase-like has translation MAITLIFFVVFSLAISEATTSSSSSSSSSSIKPVPYSQPLNRTSFPKDFIFGAGTAAYQSEGAAFLDGRGPNIWDAFTRQHPEKIWDRSNGDVALDFYHRYKEDIKLMKKIGLDSFRFSISWSRIFPKGTLKGGVNPLGVKYYNDLINALLANGIKPFVTLFHFDTPLALEESYSSWLSPKIVKDFSDYADFCFKTFGDRVKYWVTINEPNSFTMYAYNYGTFAPGRCSKHVGNCTFGNSATEPYIVAHHLLLSHANAVKNYREKYQPHQKGKIGITIVTHWFEPKYKTTADQRAASRALDFLFGWFAQPVTFGHYPLSMRLGARNRLPKFTEAESKLLKGSMDFLGLNYYTANYAESAPLTSTRNLSYVGDRQATLTTDKNGIPIGTPTALGWLFIYPQGIRKLLLHLKDHYNNPEIYITENGLADANNDTLPIKEAIKDSLRIRYFHGHLSYLAQAIREGARVKGYYTWTFWDDFEWDAGYTVRFGIAYIDYKDNLKRYLKYSAYWLKRFLLR, from the exons ATGGCAATTACTCTAATTTTCTTCGTTGTCTTCTCCTTGGCTATCTCTGAAGCcactacttcttcttcttcttcttcttcttcttcttctataaaaCCAGTTCCTTATTCCCAACCGTTAAATAGGACTAGTTTTCCAAAAGACTTCATTTTTGGAGCTGGAACTGCTGCTTATCAG TCTGAAGGAGCAGCATTCTTAGATGGAAGGGGTCCAAATATATGGGATGCTTTTACTCGTCAACATCCAG AAAAAATTTGGGATCGAAGCAACGGAGATGTAGCGCTGGACTTTTATCATCGTTACAAG GAAGATATAAAATTGATGAAGAAAATTGGTTTGGACTCTTTCAGATTTTCCATCTCATGGTCAAGAATATTTCCAA AGGGTACACTCAAAGGTGGTGTGAATCCACTTGGCGTCAAATACTACAATGATCTTATCAACGCTCTTCTTGCCAATG GAATCAAGCCATTTGTGACATTATTCCATTTTGACACACCATTGGCACTTGAAGAAAGCTATAGTAGTTGGTTGAGCCCTAAGATAGT GAAGGACTTCTCAGATTATGCTGATTTTTGTTTTAAGACATTTGGAGATCGGGTCAAATATTGGGTTACTATAAATGAGCCCAATAGTTTTACCATGTATGCTTACAATTATGGCACTTTTGCCCCTGGTCGATGTTCCAAGCATGTTGGGAATTGTACTTTTGGTAACTCGGCAACTGAACCTTACATTGTAGCCCACCATTTGCTTCTTTCTCATGCCAATGCTGTAAAAAATTATAGAGAGAAATATCAG CCGCACCAAAAGGGGAAAATTGGGATTACCATTGTTACTCATTGGTTTGAACCAAAATACAAGACGACAGCAGATCAAAGGGCAGCCTCTAGAGCTCTTGATTTCTTATTTGGATG GTTTGCTCAACCAGTAACCTTTGGTCACTATCCCTTGAGTATGAGATTAGGAGCGAGAAATAGACTCCCCAAGTTCACCGAAGCAGAATCAAAGTTACTAAAAGGGTCTATGGATTTTCTTGGATTGAATTATTACACTGCCAATTATGCAGAAAGTGCTCCTTTGACAAGCACTCGTAACCTTAGTTATGTTGGAGATCGACAAGCCACTCTCACTA CTGACAAAAATGGAATTCCAATAGGGACGCCG ACTGCATTGGGGTGGCTGTTCATATATCCACAGGGAATTCGGAAGCTTCTCCTGCATTTAAAGGATCATTACAATAATCCAGAAATTTACATCACCGAAAACG GACTCGCTGATGCAAATAACGACACTTTGCCCATTAAAGAAGCTATCAAGGATAGCTTGAGGATAAGATACTTTCACGGACACCTCTCATATCTTGCTCAAGCTATAAG GGAAGGTGCTAGAGTGAAAGGATACTATACATGGACATTTTGGGATGACTTTGAATGGGATGCTGGCTATACAGTCCGTTTCGGCATAGCATATATTGATTACAAAGACAATTTGAAAAGATACCTCAAATATTCTGCTTACTGGTTGAAGAGGTTCCTCCTTCGCTAG